The Candidatus Woesearchaeota archaeon genome segment AGGTGAATAAAAATGGTAGATTGTAGTTTCTGTGGAAAAAGCATTAATCCAGGCACCGGTAAGATGTATGTAAAAAAAGACGGTACCGTCTTTTATTTTTGTTCTTCTAAATGTCAGAACACGCAAATCAAGCGAGGATTCAAATCTCGAATTACTCCTTGGACTAAACTGTTTCAGACAACAAAGAAAAACAAGAAATAATTTTTTTATTATAATTTATGATTTAGTGATGAAGAACGCATGTGGAAAGGTGAATAAGAACAATGAAAGTTGAAAAAACATTAGTTATCATTAAACCAGACGGTATTAACCGAGCATTGGTTGGTGAAATTATTGGTCGTTTTGAAAAAAAAGGTTTACAAATTGCTGGTATGAAAATGCTCCATCTAAAAGATGAGTTATTAGAAAAGCATTATGCGCACCTAAAAGACAAACCTTTTTTCCCAGGAATTAAATCATTCATGCAAGCATCTCCAACAATCATTATAGCTCTTGAAGGATTAAATGCGATTAATGTGGTGCGAACGCTTGCAGGTGAAACTCATGGAGCAAAAGCGCTTCCTGGAACAATTCGAGGAGACCTTTCCTTAAGTGTGCAATCAAATGTGGTGCATACATCTGATTCAGAAGATGCTGCAAAAGAAGAACTAGCTCGATTCTTTACTGATGATGAACTATTTTCTTATCCGCGTATTGATTTTGAAATTTTATACGCTGCTGACGAGCGGGGTGAATAAATATGGCAAAGATGGTTGATAGAGTGATGGCGGGTATGAAAAACCCAGAAAAAATTCGAAATATTGCAATTGCTGCTCACATTGATCACGGAAAAACAACACTTTCTGACAACCTTTTAGCAGGTGCAGGAATGTTAAGTGAAGAGCTTGCAGGTAAGGCTGTAGCTTTAGATTTTCATGATGATGAAGCAGAACGAGGTATTACTATTGATAGTGCGGCAGTTTCTATGGTGCACACGGTAAGTGGTGAAGATTATTTAATCAATTTAATTGATACGCCAGGTCACGTTGATTTTGGCGGTGACGTAACACGTGCTATGCGTGCTGTTGATGGTGCAGTTGTTGTCTGTTGTGCTGTTGAAGGTATTATGCCACAAACTGAAACGGTTCTTCGGCAAGCTCTTCGAGAACGTGTTAAACCAGTTTTGTTCATTAACAAAACAGACAGACTCATTAAAGAATTACAATTAACGCCTGAAGCAATGATGGAGCGTTTTACCAAAACAATTAATGAGGTAAATAGACTCATTGTTGAAATTGCAGAAGATGAATTTGGCAAGAAATGGCAAGTCAATGTACAAGATGGAAGCGTGTGTTTTGGTAGTGCGTTTCACAATTGGGCATTAAGTATTCCTTACATGAAAAAATATGGTGTTTCTTTTAAGGATGTTATTGATGCATATACTGAGGGTGATGAAGCCTGGAAAAAATTAGGTAAAAAAGCACCTTTACACGACGTGCTTTTAAGCGCATCAGTTATTCATCATCCAGATCCGGTGCAAGCAGCAGCTTATCGCGTTGAAAAATTCTGGAAAGGAGAACTTGAGAGTGATGTTGGTAAATCATTAACAACAGCAGATCCAACTGGTGAAGTCATGTTTGTTGTGACTAAGGTTGTTGTTGATCCGCAAGCAGGAGAAATTTGTATGGGTCGTTTGTATTCAGGTACAATGAAGAAGGGTTTGAATGTGTTTATGCATAAAGCAAACCTTGAAGTACGAACGCAACAAATCTAT includes the following:
- a CDS encoding 50S ribosomal protein L24e → MVDCSFCGKSINPGTGKMYVKKDGTVFYFCSSKCQNTQIKRGFKSRITPWTKLFQTTKKNKK
- the ndk gene encoding nucleoside-diphosphate kinase; this encodes MKVEKTLVIIKPDGINRALVGEIIGRFEKKGLQIAGMKMLHLKDELLEKHYAHLKDKPFFPGIKSFMQASPTIIIALEGLNAINVVRTLAGETHGAKALPGTIRGDLSLSVQSNVVHTSDSEDAAKEELARFFTDDELFSYPRIDFEILYAADERGE